In Nostoc sp. UHCC 0926, a single genomic region encodes these proteins:
- a CDS encoding RNA polymerase sigma factor, RpoD/SigA family, with the protein MPTVNTQTENLNTKFTADMVRTYLREIGRVPLLTREQEIVYGKQVQQMMKFIDAKEALAKKLHREPNMSEWADQVQESETEVQQTVAQGKRAKQKMIEANLRLVVAIAKKYQKRNMEFLDLIQEGTLGLERGVEKFDPMRGYKFSTYAYWWIRQAITRAIAQQGRTIRLPIHITEKLNKIKKVQRELAQTLGRSPTPAEIAKELELEPAQIREYLNMARQPVSLDVKVGDNQDTELQEMLEDGGPSPEYYTNQEFLRQDLNNLLAELTPQQREVLALRFGLEDGNEMSLAKVGERLNLSRERVRQLEHQALAHLRRRRANVQEYVAS; encoded by the coding sequence ATGCCTACTGTCAACACCCAAACGGAAAATCTTAACACCAAATTCACGGCTGATATGGTGCGAACCTATCTGCGGGAAATTGGGCGTGTACCACTGCTAACCCGTGAACAAGAAATTGTCTATGGGAAGCAGGTGCAACAAATGATGAAGTTCATCGACGCCAAGGAAGCTTTGGCGAAGAAGCTGCATCGCGAACCGAATATGTCAGAGTGGGCTGACCAGGTTCAAGAATCGGAAACTGAGGTACAACAAACGGTGGCGCAAGGTAAGCGGGCAAAGCAAAAAATGATCGAAGCGAATTTGCGCTTGGTCGTTGCTATTGCCAAGAAGTACCAAAAGCGGAATATGGAGTTTCTGGATTTAATTCAGGAAGGAACACTAGGATTAGAGCGGGGTGTGGAGAAATTTGACCCAATGAGAGGTTATAAGTTCTCGACTTACGCTTACTGGTGGATTCGCCAAGCAATTACCCGCGCGATCGCCCAACAAGGTCGCACCATCCGGTTACCGATCCACATTACCGAGAAACTGAATAAAATCAAGAAAGTACAGCGTGAGTTGGCTCAAACCTTGGGGCGATCGCCCACTCCAGCCGAAATTGCCAAAGAACTGGAACTAGAACCTGCTCAGATCCGCGAGTATCTGAACATGGCGCGTCAACCAGTGTCTTTGGATGTTAAAGTTGGCGATAACCAGGATACTGAGTTGCAAGAAATGCTCGAAGATGGCGGCCCATCGCCAGAGTATTACACCAACCAGGAATTCTTACGCCAAGACTTGAACAACCTGCTAGCAGAACTAACCCCGCAACAGCGAGAAGTTTTAGCCCTACGCTTTGGTTTAGAAGATGGTAATGAAATGTCATTGGCGAAAGTGGGTGAGAGATTGAATCTCAGCCGTGAACGTGTCCGCCAGTTAGAGCATCAGGCTTTGGCTCATCTGCGTCGCCGTCGTGCCAATGTCCAAGAATACGTTGCTAGCTAG